Proteins co-encoded in one Astyanax mexicanus isolate ESR-SI-001 chromosome 1, AstMex3_surface, whole genome shotgun sequence genomic window:
- the LOC111196667 gene encoding zinc finger protein 540 encodes MMENSGMRNSHTEKLLEQPCHSQKYVDSVQVKTEDDTDPIWACYESLEKQGPSEAFGVKTEPLWVKSEAPEFEEANVTRCENIFSDQDRAVLSQTVGIKNEDHAWESFWDCYNSVPGSENQQTESDIKQEIVTIKQECYTASNLLLTLASQTISSPVVTLASKKDSKSIGDLQNETFTVSNPKSISCVNSVSSYKSPIIRHVLDSGSQIKDTNQHVARPPDKSQHIVQEKCTPQHISPSNTLSQSNLRPAHGANQPHSSSPEHEQAGENSVPQQGGVCLERSASQQEQPLLNCFQFYQQCQKTMRSHYVEGSKHKIPRSTKSEKQEIVTSKQECYAASNVLLAMASRAISSPVVTLASKKDSKSIGNLQNETFTVSNPKSTSCVNSVSSYKSPILRHGLDSGTQIKDTNQQVARPPDKSQHIVQKNPISPSNTLSQSNLRPAHGANQSISSSPEHEQAGENSAPQQGGVCLERSASQQKQPLLDCFQFCQQCQKTMRSHYVEGSKHKIPKTSKSKNKAQTRNWKCCQCDVALISSGHLIYHLMKKHARSRCVHCDMSFNSKKKLAYHIKCKHEPPASCEVCGKVFRSGHHLKVHQATHNKELIKHFCELCGKGFRLRSALQMHMNVHTEDKPYKCPDCKATFKAAFYLSRHRITHTDLKPFSCHVCQNKFRTKANLKVHLKTHDKDPLKEKGKRKRETRTQKKKQVQLSESEEEEWEEEEESEEQEESVEEDE; translated from the coding sequence ATGATGGAGAACAGTGGAATGAGGAATAGTCACACTGAAAAACTGTTAGAACAGCCCTGTCACAGTCAGAAGTATGTGGACTCAGTCCAGGTTAAAACAGAAGATGATACAGATCCGATTTGGGCATGTTACGAATCATTAGAAAAGCAGGGGCCGAGCGAAGCTTTTGGTGTTAAAACAGAACCTCTCTGGGTAAAATCTGAAGCTCCAGAATTTGAAGAGGCAAATGTCACCAGATGTGAAAACATTTTCAGTGATCAGGACAGAGCAGTGCTTAGTCAGACTGTTGGTATAAAGAATGAGGATCATGCCTGGGAAAGCTTTTGGGATTGCTATAATTCAGTCCCAGGTAGTGAAAACCAACAGACAGAGAGTGACATTAAACAAGAAATTGTAACAATCAAGCAGGAGTGCTACACAGCATCAAATCTCCTCTTGACTCTTGCATCTCAGACCATCTCATCACCAGTTGTTACATTGGCTTCAAAGAAGGACAGCAAAAGTATTGGTGATCTTCAAAATGAGACCTTCACAGTCTCAAATCCAAAGAGTATCAGCTGTGTTAACTCTGTCTCTTCATATAAATCACCCATAATCAGACATGTCCTTGACTCAGGATCTCAGATTAAAGACACAAACCAACATGTAGCAAGACCTCCAGACAAATCCCAGCATATTGTCCAAGAAAAATGTACACCCCAACACATCTCTCCTTCTAATACGCTTTCACAGTCTAATCTCAGACCTGCACATGGAGCAAATCAGCCACATTCTTCATCACCTGAACATGAACAAGCAGGTGAAAACAGTGTTCCACAGCAAGGTGGCGTGTGCTTGGAAAGATCAGCATCACAGCAGGAGCAGCCATTGTTGAATTGTTTTCAATTCTATCAACAATGTCAAAAAACCATGCGCTCACATTATGTGGAGGGTAGTAAGCACAAGATTCCAAGAtcaacaaaatcagaaaaacaagAAATTGTGACAAGCAAGCAGGAATGCTACGCAGCATCAAATGTCCTCTTGGCAATGGCATCTCGGGCCATCTCATCACCAGTTGTTACATTGGCTTCAAAGAAGGACAGCAAAAGTATTGGTAATCTTCAAAATGAGACCTTCACAGTCTCAAATCCAAAGAGTACCAGCTGTGTTAACTCTGTCTCTTCATATAAATCACCCATACTCAGACATGGCCTTGACTCAGGAACTCAGATTAAAGACACAAACCAACAAGTAGCAAGACCTCCAGACAAATCCCAGCATATTGTCCAAAAAAACCCCATCTCTCCTTCTAATACGCTTTCACAATCTAATCTCAGACCTGCACATGGAGCAAATCAGTCAATTTCTTCATCACCTGAACATGAACAAGCAGGTGAAAACAGTGCTCCACAGCAAGGTGGCGTGTGCTTGGAAAGATCAGCATCACAGCAGAAGCAGCCATTGTTGGATTGTTTTCAGTTCTGTCAACAATGTCAAAAAACCATGCGCTCACATTATGTGGAGGGTAGTAAGCACAAGATTCCCAAAACATCAAAATCAAAGAATAAAGCACAGACAAGGAACTGGAAATGCTGCCAATGTGATGTTGCCTTAATCTCATCAGGGCACCTCATATACCACTTGATGAAGAAGCATGCTAGATCTAGATGTGTTCATTGTGACATGtcttttaatagtaaaaaaaagcttGCATATCATATCAAGTGCAAACATGAACCCCCTGCCTCCTGTGAAGTGTGCGGTAAGGTCTTCCGCTCTGGGCATCATCTCAAAGTTCATCAAGCAACACACAACAAAGAATTAATCAAACACTTCTGTGAGTTGTGCGGCAAGGGTTTTAGACTAAGATCAGCACTCCAGATGCACATGAATGTACACACTGAAGACAAACCCTACAAGTGTCCCGACTGCAAGGCCACGTTTAAAGCCGCCTTTTATTTATCGAGACATCgcatcacacacacagacctgaAGCCGTTCTCCTGCCATGTGTGTCAGAACAAGTTCAGAACAAAGGCAAATTTGAAAGTTCACCTGAAGACTCATGATAAAGACCCACTGAAGGAAAAaggcaagagaaaaagagagacgagGACACAAAAGAAAAAGCAAGTCCAGCTGTCTGAGTCAGAGGAGGAAGAatgggaagaagaagaagagtcagAAGAACAAGAAGAATCAGTTGAAGAGGATGAATAG
- the LOC103034753 gene encoding uncharacterized protein LOC103034753: MQHILEGFQIHAQNLRIGYTSDTAVEEATVFSPSTERRENYRMKDCLTKQHSDYTRVKKMNLSAWIKTESDEDPIWACYSSSEKEENGGSSANNIKPLWIKSEPSEADECYAVACKISLGVCDQKAMSVLKNTIQQETCASVLSQKVPFINEYPVQASYNTITWKENQRAEMDIKPEHLAMQQKSCAPTSLYLSNELTQNVGRTEEQQLKSTVPYFSSTPLGYEAPVTESAGTSLYESPLACLTRLVNRVGLLTPPRFDTKPSRPVSAASKPHDGCSVRNTSPGLTTFNPSLASHLRKSQHSQRKSTISDKPVPPGKRSRREDCYKSVATESAGNSVTESPLACLNSMVERPRNNCLKKAVRNTSPGLTTFRPSLTSSSQKSKQWQRESTINDEPVPLEKSSRIEHVYKSVDFHTSVGPNADCGIAGKSDELVSNWKERCTKKLAETINIDHDNDGQIIDLTELSDTDELELPLIQGCDMDRLRGSHLSSEVDATTTLKTQQNQENTTHTTGQAMLCHDHDNAVQKLIEQKCKLVEEMQALHKEHNTRLKSLSNIMCELDRCIQLKRSPQITVAGQSST, encoded by the exons ATGCAGCACATCTTGGAGGGCTTCCAGATCCATGCACAAAACCTAAGGATTGGTTACACATCTGACACAGCTGTAGAGGAGGCAACCGTCTTTTCCCCTTCAACAGAGAGGAGGGAGAACTACAGGATGAAGGACTGTCTGACTAAACAACACTCAGACTATACTAGAGTTAAGAAAATGAATTTATCAGCTTGGATCAAAACTGAAAGTGATGAAGATCCCATTTGGGCATGTTACTCATCATCAGAAAAGGAGGAGAACGGTGGTTCATCTGCCAATAATATAAAACCTCTCTGGATAAAATCTGAACCCTCAGAAGCAGATGAGTGCTATGCTGTTGCCTGTAAAATCTCTCTTGGTGTTTGTGATCAGAAAGCAATGTCAGTTTTGAAGAATACCATTCAGCAGGAAACCTGTGCTTCAGTGCTGAGCCAAAAGGTCCCTTTCATAAATGAATACCCTGTACAAGCTTCCTACAACACGATAACATGGAAGGAGAATCAGAGAGCAGAGATGGACATCAAACCAGAACATCTAGCAATGCAGCAAAAGAGCTGTGCACCCACAAGTCTCTATTTATCCAATGAATTGACACAGAATGTTGGCAGGACTGAAGAACAACAGCTCAAAAGTACCGTACCATACTTCAGTTCAACACCACTTGGATATGAAGCACCAG TCACTGAGTCTGCAGGCACATCGCTGTATGAGAGCCCTCTTG CATGTCTGACCCGTTTAGTTAACAGAGTTGGACTCTTAACACCACCGAGATTTGATACCAAACCCAGCAGGCCTGTCTCTGCTGCATCTAAACCTCATGATGGTTGTTCTGTAAGAAACACCAGCCCTGGATTGACAACTTTCAATCCTTCTTTGGCCAGTCATCTACGGAAATCACAACACAGTCAAAGAAAGTCAACTATCAGCGATAAACCAGTTCCACCTGGAAAACGGAGCAGGAGAGAAGATTGCTACAAATCAGTAG CTACAGAATCTGCAGGCAATTCAGTTACTGAGAGCCCCCTTG CTTGTCTGAACAGTATGGTTGAAAGACCTCGCAATAATTGCTTGAAAAAAGCAGTGAGAAACACCAGCCCTGGATTGACAACTTTCAGACCTTCTTTGACCAGTAGTTCACAAAAATCAAAACAATGGCAAAGAGAGTCAACCATCAATGATGAACCAGTTCCTCTTGAAAAAAGCAGTAGGATTGAACATGTGTACAAATCAGTGG ATTTCCACACCAGTGTTGGACCTAATGCTGACTGTGGCATTGCTGGCAAGTCTGATGAGCTGGTGAGCAACTGGAAGGAGAGGTGTACCAAAAAGTTGGCTGAAACAATAAATATTGATCATGATAACGATGGACAAATCATAGATTTGACAGAATTGAGTGACACTGATGAGTTGGAATTACCACTGATTCAGGGATGTGATATGGACCGGCTAAGAGGTTCTCATCTTTCTAGTGAGGTGGATGCGACTACAACTTTAAAGACACAGCAGAATCAGGagaacactacacacaccactggACAAGCTATGCTTTGTCATGACCATGACAATGCTGTTCAGAAGCTGATTGAACAAAAGTGCAAATTAGTTGAAGAAATGCAAGCATTGCATAAAGAACATAATACACGTTTAAAATCTTTGTCAAATATAATGTGTGAATTGGACCGATGTATACAGTTGAAGCGTTCACCACAAATCACTGTTGCTGGACAGTCCTCCACTTAG